From a region of the Oncorhynchus keta strain PuntledgeMale-10-30-2019 chromosome 13, Oket_V2, whole genome shotgun sequence genome:
- the LOC118392010 gene encoding tumor necrosis factor ligand superfamily member 12-like, which produces MVTGECGTTMHRILRRRKVRKLRFVWAFMAMVALSLSACSALFTAWTWRQTRDLSQSLKTLQDRLEQVNTQRKAIVQLIMEKRDLLVGQRVKRDGGTGKGKNGHGKKVASQFEITKESVQKVGEDGLIKGWTDSEHLNMSKAVKYNADRGIFTVERTGVYFLYCQVLFNENQSQLVKLDVAVVRGSQRLQRLQCMEGYGTTPAAGSHQFHFLKPCQVSGLLRLEKGVELKAITGPAFNLHITGKHYFGLFKVN; this is translated from the exons ATGGTAACCGGGGAATGTGGAACAACCATGCATCGAATTCTGCGGAGGAGAAAAGTGCGCAAACTTCGCTTCGTCTGGGCATTCATGGCCATGGTGGCTCTGTCGCTCTCCGCCTGCAGCGCACTGTTTACGGCGTGGACCTGGAGACAGACGCGGGACCTGTCCCAGTCATTAAAAACTCTTCAAGACCGATTGGAGCAG GTGAATACTCAGCGGAAGGCCATTGTCCAACTCATCATGGAGAAGAGAGATTTGCTGGTGGGCCAAAGGGTGAAGAGAGATG GGGGAACTGGGAAAGGGAAGAATGGACATGGAAAGAAAGTGGCTTCTCAGTTTGAGA TAACCAAAGAGTCTGTTCAGAAAG tgGGAGAGGACGGCTTGATAAAAGGATGGACGGACTCCGAGCACTTGAATATGAGCAAGGCGGTGAAGTACAATGCAGACAGAGGCATCTTCACAGTTGAAAGAACGGGAGTCTACTTCCTGTACTGTCAG GTGTTGTTCAATGAGAACCAGTCTCAGCTGGTGAAGCTGGACGTGGCGGTGGTGAGGGGGAGCCAGCGGCTTCAGAGGTTACAGTGCATGGAGGGCTACGGGACTACGCCTGCAGCCGGATCACACCAGTTCCACTTCCTCAAACCCTGCCAGGTGTCCGGCCTGCTGCGGCTGGAGAAGGGGGTGGAGCTAAAAGCCATCACAGGCCCCGCTTTCAACCTCCACATCACGGGAAAGCATTACTTCGGTCTCTTTAAGGTCAACTGA